CCAAAACAAACAACGAGGAGTTCAACATGAGTATGTTCTGTTATCAGTGTCAGGAAACCGCCCGCAATCAGGGATGCAGTGTTCGCGGCGTGTGTGGTAAATCACCCGAAACAGCCGCCCTGCAGGATGCCCTGGTTCATACCTGCAAAGGGATCGGCTTTTGGGGAACCAAAGCGGCTGCGCTGGATATGACCGTTAAAGAGCCTGGCCTCTTCGTCATGCAGTGTCTTTTTTCAACAATCACCAATGCTAATTTTGATAACGATCGTTTCGAACAGCTGATCAAAGAAGCCATCGCGGTTCGTGATGATCTGCGTGCAAAAGTAGAAGCCAAAGGGGCTCTTACCGGCGACATTCCTGATTGCGCGAAATGGGTCGGATCCACCATGGAAGAATTCAGTGCCAAAGGAGCTGTTTGCGGTGTTTTAGCTACAGCTGATGAAAATATTCGTTCCCTGCGCGAATTGATGATCTACGGCTTAAAAGGTATTGCTGCCTATGCAGATCATGCCGCGATGCTCGGTTACAGCGTGGAAAGCATTAACGCGTTTGTCTTGCAGGCCATGAATGCAGCGACAGAAGATTTGTCGGTAGACGAATTAGTCGGCTGGGTGTTGAAAACAGGTGAGCAGGCTGTTGCAACCATGGCGATGCTGGATCAGGCCAATACTGAAACCTACGGGAATCCTGAAATCACCGAAGTGAATATTGGCGTCGGAACCAACCCCGGCATCCTCATCTCCGGCCATGATCTGCACGACATGGAAGAATTGCTGAAACAGACCGACGGCACAGGTGTTGACGTATATACGCATAGCGAAATGCTGCCGGCCAACTACTATCCGGCATTCAAGAAATACAAACAGTTCGTCGGCAATTACGGCAATGCCTGGTGGAAACAGGATGCAGAATTCGCTTCCTTCAACGGACCGATTCTGATGACGACCAACTGCATTACGCCTGTGAAAGACGCATATAAAGATCGGATTTTCACAACAGGCATGTCTGGCTATCCTGGTGTGAAACACATCGCTGACCGTCCTGAAGGCGGAACAAAGGATTTCTCTGAAATCATTGCCATGGCTAAAACCTGCCCGCCTCCTACAGAGATAGAAACAGGCAAAATCGTCGGCGGCTTTGCTCATCATCAGGTGCTGGCACTGGCAGACAAAGTGGTGGAAGCGGTTAAATCCGGCGCGATTAAACGCTTTGTCGTCATGGCGGGCTGTGACGGACGTCAGAAAGGGCGCAATTACTTCACAGAAGTAGCAGAAAACCTTCCTAAAGATACGGTGATCCTGACTGCCGGCTGTGCCAAATATCGATACAACAAGCTAGATCTCGGCGATATCGGCGGCATTCCCCGCGTACTGGATGCAGGTCAGTGCAACGATTCCTACTCACTGGCAGTCATCGCACTGAAGCTGAAAGAAGTCTTTGGACTGGAGGATATCAACGATCTGCCCATATCCTACGACATTGCCTGGTATGAACAGAAAGCCGTGGCAGTGCTGCTGGCCCTGTTGTCACTGGGCGTCAAAGGCATTCGTCTCGGCCCCACCCTGCCGGCCTTTCTGTCCCCTGCCGTAGTGAAAGTTCTGGTTGAAAACTTCGATATCAAACCTACGGGCGACGTAGCGAAAGACATCGAGTCCATCATGGCCGGTAAATAGTCTGAATTAAAGACTTCCAATGATTGGAAATATTCCTGTGGAAAGTTCCAATCATTGGAACTTTCTCTATTTTGCCGAAAACGCGGCACATGCCCATACCGGCAGCACGATATCGGACTGCGCGGCCAGCTGCAGCACCTGAGCGATGATCGGGCAGCCTTTGTCATCCTGTTCCGGTTTGAACTTACCGCAATCCCAGCACATGCAGAAGGATTTCTGACGATTGGCCAAATCACGGCGAACCCACTTTTCTCCGGCTTCTTTGGCATACGCAATGTCAGCCGCTTTCTGCTCCATACCGGTGCTGATGATCGGTTCGTAAATATGTACGTTCATATCACCATCCAGCAAATCAGCCATTTCCGCTCCGGCTTCCTTTAGAAAGTCCGACGTACTGTGCGCCTGCAAGGCCGCATCATCCATATACTGTTCATAAAAAAAGAAATGCGCAGCATCGGCCGGATCTTGATGCAGGGTGTACAACAACGTTCCCGGTTCTTTATCCACATGAGCAAACAGCTTGCTGAGCACTGCTTTCAACTGCGTTTCCTGTCCCTGTTTTGCCTTCAATTCTGCGGTAATAATTTTCATATAGGTTCTCCATCAGTTCATTATTTCTCACCGTTATGGTGTTTATCATCCAAATCGATACGTTCAGCACACCGTCCTCGTTAAAAACATGCGCCTATCGGGCTAAAAATCTGTCACTCCGTGAAATCACCTGTGCCGGAAGCGGTTGAGACCCCGTCGATACAGCATAACCAGTATATACCCGACGCCGGCGCATTCGATGACAGTTGCTCCGGCCGGCCATTCAGGGGCATAGCTGAGCGCAATACCGCCTGTGGTATAAAGAAGAGACAGCATCATGGCCACCAGCATCACATGCCACAAACGTCCCGCCATCTGAGCGGCAGCCGCAGCAGGAAGAGTCAACAACGCAATGACCATGATCAGGCCCACAACCTGGGTTAACAACACCACCGTCAATGCAATCATAACCAGTAGCAGTGTATGATATACCCCCATGCGCATCCCCCGCAGGACGGCCAGTTCGGGCTGAAAACTGATCAGGAGAAACTTGTCGTAAAAGAGCAGGGTTACAACCAGTACAATGACATCCAGCACCGCCATCTGACGCAGCGCCCCATGTCCCACCATCAGGATATTACCGAACAGGTAGCTCATCAGATCTTCGTAATACCCAGGAGTAGCCGTAATAAATGAAATACCCACCGCCATGCCAATGGCCCACACGGCACTGAGTACGGTATCGGCACGCTGCCGGCCGGAATAGGTCACCTTCGCCACGATTAAAGCCGCCAGAACGGCCGCGATGACCGCACCCGTCATGGGCGTCATCCATGTAACCCCGTGGACACGCTGGGCGTACCGTGCCGCGCCCATGCCGCCCAGAACGCAATGTGCAATGGCTCCCGCAACATAGGTTGTCCGACGTACCACCACAAAACTGCCCATGATTCCGCAGGCGACAGACGACAGAATCCCTGCCAGTATCGCGTTCTGCAGAAAAGAATACTGCCAGAGATCATGCCAGAACAAACTCATAATGCATCACCTATATCCGATGTGAGCGAGGCGTGATGCGGCTCACGCAGCCCCTCTGACGGATCAATCACCTGACAGGACATGCCATGCTGCAGAACCGCAAGATCACCATGATACACCGCGCGCATTTTATCAGCGGACCAGTCCTTTGTGGACACCTGAGAAACCGTGCGGTTTACACAAACCACGTCCGACGCATGGCGCGTCACCACATTCAAGTTATGTGAAACAATGACAATCGTCATTTCACGATTCAGCTCCTTGAGCAAACGGTATATCTGCTGCTCCACCTCGGTATCCACATTGGCAGTAGGTTCATCCAGCAAAAGGAGTTTTGGTTCCGAAGCCAGCGCCTGTGCAATCAGAACACGCTGCCGTTCCCCGCCCGACAACTGGGAAAAAGGACGTGAGGCCAATGCTGCGGTGCCCACCTTTTCCATGGCATCCATGGCACAGGTGCGATCCTTTTTCCGATAAAATCCAAAGCGATGCCGCTCGGCTCTCCCCATCAGCACGACATCCAGTGCACTGACGGGAAATGCCGCATCAAAACTCAAATGCTGGGGAACATATCCGATATGACGGCGTACCAAAACGGGATTATCGCCAAAAACGCAAATACGTCCCCTCTTGGGCGATAACAGTCCCAGCCCCAGCCGGATCAATGTGCTTTTTCCACCGCCATTGGGTCCGACGACGGCCACCAGACTGCCCGACCTGATCTGCAACTGAACATTATGCAGCACTTCCGCTTTTTCATAGGCGAAGCAAACATCGCTATACTCGAGAACAATCTGCTTTTCCGTCGGCATCACAATCAGCGAATCAATCCGGGTACGGCATCAATGGAAACAGCACTCTGTTCACCAGCAGAAAGGTTTTTCAGCTGGCATGCGCCTTCCGACAGTTCGTTGTCGCCGCGAATCACCACCCATGCAGCACCCGAGCGGTCGGCCGCACGCATCTGGGCCTTCATACTGCGAGCGGTTGTATGCAGTGCACAGGCCAGTCCGTCGCGACGCCACTGCTGTGCCGTGCGCATATTTTCTTTCAGTGCGGCATCGCCCAAGGATACAAGAAACACATCGGGCTTGCCCGCAAACTGTTCCGGAAGAATGCCTTCTCCCGCCAACGCCGTCTGAATTCGTTCCATCCCGATAGCGAAACCAACCCCATTAACAGCCTTCTTTTCCACGGGAATACTGTAGCGGCCGCCGCCCGACAACGCATCCTGCGCACCCAGAGCATCGTGGCTGATTTCCCAGACAGTGTGCTCATAATAATCCAGGCCGCGAACCAATCGTGGATTCACCGTGTAGGGCACATCCAACAGCTCTAACATGTGCTGCACTTCTTTGAAATAGGCCTGTGAGTCATCGGACATGAAGGTCACCACATTCGGCAATGC
This window of the Spartobacteria bacterium genome carries:
- a CDS encoding ABC transporter ATP-binding protein translates to MPTEKQIVLEYSDVCFAYEKAEVLHNVQLQIRSGSLVAVVGPNGGGKSTLIRLGLGLLSPKRGRICVFGDNPVLVRRHIGYVPQHLSFDAAFPVSALDVVLMGRAERHRFGFYRKKDRTCAMDAMEKVGTAALASRPFSQLSGGERQRVLIAQALASEPKLLLLDEPTANVDTEVEQQIYRLLKELNREMTIVIVSHNLNVVTRHASDVVCVNRTVSQVSTKDWSADKMRAVYHGDLAVLQHGMSCQVIDPSEGLREPHHASLTSDIGDAL
- a CDS encoding metal ABC transporter permease, which produces MSLFWHDLWQYSFLQNAILAGILSSVACGIMGSFVVVRRTTYVAGAIAHCVLGGMGAARYAQRVHGVTWMTPMTGAVIAAVLAALIVAKVTYSGRQRADTVLSAVWAIGMAVGISFITATPGYYEDLMSYLFGNILMVGHGALRQMAVLDVIVLVVTLLFYDKFLLISFQPELAVLRGMRMGVYHTLLLVMIALTVVLLTQVVGLIMVIALLTLPAAAAAQMAGRLWHVMLVAMMLSLLYTTGGIALSYAPEWPAGATVIECAGVGYILVMLYRRGLNRFRHR
- a CDS encoding hydroxylamine reductase: MFCYQCQETARNQGCSVRGVCGKSPETAALQDALVHTCKGIGFWGTKAAALDMTVKEPGLFVMQCLFSTITNANFDNDRFEQLIKEAIAVRDDLRAKVEAKGALTGDIPDCAKWVGSTMEEFSAKGAVCGVLATADENIRSLRELMIYGLKGIAAYADHAAMLGYSVESINAFVLQAMNAATEDLSVDELVGWVLKTGEQAVATMAMLDQANTETYGNPEITEVNIGVGTNPGILISGHDLHDMEELLKQTDGTGVDVYTHSEMLPANYYPAFKKYKQFVGNYGNAWWKQDAEFASFNGPILMTTNCITPVKDAYKDRIFTTGMSGYPGVKHIADRPEGGTKDFSEIIAMAKTCPPPTEIETGKIVGGFAHHQVLALADKVVEAVKSGAIKRFVVMAGCDGRQKGRNYFTEVAENLPKDTVILTAGCAKYRYNKLDLGDIGGIPRVLDAGQCNDSYSLAVIALKLKEVFGLEDINDLPISYDIAWYEQKAVAVLLALLSLGVKGIRLGPTLPAFLSPAVVKVLVENFDIKPTGDVAKDIESIMAGK
- a CDS encoding antibiotic biosynthesis monooxygenase — its product is MKIITAELKAKQGQETQLKAVLSKLFAHVDKEPGTLLYTLHQDPADAAHFFFYEQYMDDAALQAHSTSDFLKEAGAEMADLLDGDMNVHIYEPIISTGMEQKAADIAYAKEAGEKWVRRDLANRQKSFCMCWDCGKFKPEQDDKGCPIIAQVLQLAAQSDIVLPVWACAAFSAK